From Brassica oleracea var. oleracea cultivar TO1000 chromosome C3, BOL, whole genome shotgun sequence, a single genomic window includes:
- the LOC106331864 gene encoding uncharacterized protein LOC106331864: protein MSEEGPKLFTNKPKKKDIIAQLKHVKANGTTAPPSNPAAAAAAASYTMGGAPPPPPPPKESFARRYKYMWPLLLTVNLAVGGYLFFRTKKKDIEEPASEEIAAKSGSVAAPVTIENPVSSAVVAEPVVVKAREPIPEKQQRELFKWMLEEKRKVKPQNAEEKKRIDEEKAILKQFIGSRTIPTL, encoded by the exons ATGAGTGAAGAAGGTCCCAAGCTTTTCACTAACAAACCCAAGAAGAAGG ATATCATCGCCCAGCTGAAGCACGTCAAAGCCAACGGAACCACCGCTCCACCATCGAATCCCGCTGCAGCGGCGGCGGCGGCTTCGTATACGATGGGCGGTGCTCCTCCTCCACCTCCGCCTCCGAAGGAATCATTCGCTCGAAGGTACAAATACATGTGGCCGCTTCTCCTCACCGTCAATCTCGCCGTCGGAG GTTACCTTTTCTTTAGGACTAAGAAGAAGGACATAGAAGAACCTGCAAGTGAAGAGATAGCTGCTAAATCAGGTTCAGTCGCAGCTCCTGTTACCATTGAAAATCCTGTGTCTTCTGCTGTGGTGGCTGAGCCAGTGGTGGTCAAGGCACGTGAGCCAATACCGGAGAAGCAACAACGTGAGCTCTTCAAATGGATGTTGGAGGAGAAAAGGAAAGTAAAACCGCAAAACGCTGAAGAGAAGAAGAGGATTGATGAAGAAAAGGCGATTCTGAAACAATTCATAGGATCCAGAACTATTCCTACTCTCTGA